The following are from one region of the Paenibacillus bovis genome:
- a CDS encoding cupin domain-containing protein has translation MTEWKTLNLSMIANQVQEEYSNFILEQANDHCVRIAVFTGDYQWHYHPDSDEIFMVLEGELLMDLPDGITLAIGPGEVFKVPAGVMHRTRAQVRTVNLCFEREEAATIFAEPTQEKV, from the coding sequence ATGACCGAATGGAAAACACTAAATCTGTCGATGATTGCCAATCAGGTTCAGGAAGAATACAGCAATTTTATTCTGGAGCAGGCCAATGACCATTGCGTACGGATCGCTGTTTTTACCGGAGACTACCAGTGGCATTACCATCCCGATTCGGACGAGATTTTTATGGTGCTGGAGGGGGAGCTGCTCATGGATCTGCCGGATGGCATCACTCTGGCGATTGGACCGGGCGAGGTATTCAAGGTACCGGCGGGCGTAATGCACCGTACACGTGCACAGGTTCGGACAGTGAATCTGTGCTTTGAACGGGAGGAAGCTGCAACTATTTTTGCAGAACCGACGCAGGAGAAAGTCTGA
- a CDS encoding MFS transporter, whose amino-acid sequence MNIVLARLWPVYLAYALSQFGNWAFRAGFVYALYDQQNGSNSVLGWTIVLVYVPVLLGGKLLSPWTDRFDSRRTLIWIDISRAVLLLPLLFVHNFTDSGIVVMSLIIVMILSLFTPVFSSAQSVYIRKQIDEEHITPALAVVSNLDWLCTLIGTMCGPLLLIYLDFQKIVFIDLLTFAASIVIFWALLQKNTGGKQAPPSVESTKQAAAPTSKLINLAVLSIFFLNLGAGVINLYPNVIARNVYGVGEIGLSYVYVANGLGGLLGALLIVQLRKKFQLIHIVGVASLCIALSLFLMGLLNQFTVSIIASSLMLLFGQLFGVGVHSYLLKNNPVSQTGRITGLFMYATFSGVALNAILFATLLSKASVEMLSLFLTLCAGSAGISAVLLLVYVLLKSHAAKKEQTLAADPLKPI is encoded by the coding sequence ATGAATATAGTTTTGGCCCGGTTATGGCCGGTCTATCTGGCTTATGCACTCAGTCAGTTTGGTAACTGGGCATTTCGTGCAGGATTCGTCTATGCCCTTTATGACCAGCAAAATGGCTCCAACTCGGTGCTGGGCTGGACGATCGTGCTTGTCTATGTGCCTGTCCTGCTGGGAGGAAAGCTGTTATCGCCCTGGACAGACCGCTTCGATAGTCGGCGTACCCTGATCTGGATAGATATCTCACGGGCTGTACTGCTGCTGCCGCTGCTGTTTGTGCACAATTTTACCGATAGCGGAATTGTCGTCATGAGTCTGATTATTGTGATGATCCTGAGCCTGTTCACACCGGTATTTTCTTCTGCCCAATCGGTGTATATCCGCAAGCAGATCGATGAAGAGCATATTACCCCTGCGCTGGCAGTCGTCTCCAATCTGGACTGGCTGTGTACACTGATCGGCACGATGTGTGGTCCGCTGCTGCTAATCTACCTTGATTTTCAGAAAATTGTATTTATTGATCTGCTGACATTCGCAGCTTCGATTGTGATTTTCTGGGCACTTCTGCAAAAAAACACCGGTGGCAAACAGGCACCTCCGTCTGTTGAATCGACTAAACAAGCAGCGGCTCCGACCAGTAAACTCATTAATCTGGCGGTATTGTCTATTTTCTTTCTGAATCTGGGTGCAGGTGTGATTAATCTGTATCCGAATGTGATTGCCCGTAATGTGTATGGAGTGGGTGAAATCGGTCTGAGTTATGTTTATGTAGCCAATGGACTCGGCGGACTGCTGGGAGCGCTGCTGATTGTACAGCTGCGCAAGAAGTTTCAGCTGATTCATATTGTTGGCGTAGCCTCATTATGTATTGCCCTGTCGCTGTTCCTGATGGGACTGCTGAATCAGTTTACCGTATCTATTATAGCCTCCTCGCTCATGCTGTTATTTGGCCAGCTATTCGGCGTAGGCGTCCATTCTTATTTGCTGAAAAATAACCCTGTAAGCCAGACAGGACGGATTACCGGATTATTTATGTATGCGACCTTCTCGGGAGTAGCATTAAATGCTATATTATTCGCAACTTTATTATCGAAGGCATCCGTGGAAATGCTGTCGCTGTTTTTGACACTTTGCGCAGGCTCTGCCGGTATTTCGGCTGTTTTGCTGCTGGTGTATGTGCTGCTCAAATCGCATGCAGCGAAAAAAGAACAAACCCTGGCAGCAGATCCGCTCAAACCGATTTAA
- a CDS encoding alpha/beta hydrolase family protein: MDTRARWSGWYLETAMQLPFRYDEEQLEEMMDRYAVMLTSPEDLRSASRQQATVQEAYGTIELWRTEVIVTAAAEIQIQALEGSDLLEKGRLYCNGQHREEAAEPIQLYPGSHRLSLLLYCPESPKSANTTDKYAQQQHLPGMLQDEIGVLPLDPEAARARFSLHSMDTWSEYIEAAVSPNGKWAAMIIRHPDMAQDMYTYQLQIYQVTDDELKLHRSLSIREPHTLRFSADSLRLAFVAVAAEGYWDMIVCLEMMTGQERILISGLHHAGQLAWHPQADELFFVCDDHDGPEEYRVLHIRELPERLPWWRPQKVIGRLLLQQRMPGGEVLLQRLSPKMHDVQHLHIHGSSGSLYYIEEQRSDSVHPVLLLHQLNLLSGKDTVQQLPNALITGMQLSPSGEKLSYIGSRWKEPTKENGYGVNIYDLRTHILQLSDGSIYQLDHPSPAQSGTPVGIARLNQEMVWVNEDHLRYVITAGSATGMVDCYGLEGNDQAARYTVCLDAGAARLHSFTTAGTALALYSNQGRPYEPAWYTSPLQYPEAAESWYPIKQQPDTFAAGEAIFSDWSVYQPIEPYGEEENSDRAKARMWIAWPEYSARAQSSSIPLVVYLYGGASPLLQGFDPLHQCLVTHGMAVLVLNPLGAAGYGAGSADRHVNDWGRQAVEEISEMLEQVLERYPVINRQAIGIYGGSYGGFLSYLLAAHTSWFSAVCTIGGISNITSYWGSSQVGYLYGLSALSGSYPWSHPEIYVQQSPLFYSQHIEAPVLMLHGEQDHNVPVGESEQLFTALRMQNKPAEMMIFAGEQHAIRSKPRAYMASQKYIVAWFEKYLNRNPQLWEELTGPEIEITLE, translated from the coding sequence ATGGATACACGTGCTCGCTGGAGCGGCTGGTATCTGGAGACCGCGATGCAGCTGCCTTTTCGTTATGATGAGGAGCAGCTGGAAGAGATGATGGATCGGTATGCGGTGATGCTTACGTCGCCAGAGGATTTACGTTCTGCATCACGGCAGCAGGCGACTGTACAGGAAGCGTATGGAACGATTGAGCTGTGGAGAACAGAAGTGATCGTAACAGCAGCAGCAGAGATCCAAATTCAGGCTCTGGAGGGGAGCGATCTGCTGGAGAAGGGACGATTGTACTGCAATGGACAGCACAGGGAAGAAGCTGCCGAGCCTATACAGCTGTATCCGGGTTCACATCGTTTGTCACTGCTGCTGTACTGCCCGGAGTCGCCCAAAAGCGCAAACACCACCGACAAATATGCCCAGCAACAACACTTGCCAGGAATGCTGCAAGATGAGATAGGCGTTCTGCCACTGGACCCTGAGGCAGCCCGAGCACGATTCAGCTTGCACTCCATGGATACATGGAGCGAATACATAGAAGCAGCAGTATCCCCGAACGGGAAATGGGCTGCAATGATCATCCGTCATCCCGATATGGCTCAGGATATGTACACGTATCAGCTCCAGATTTATCAAGTTACCGATGACGAACTGAAGCTGCATCGAAGTCTGTCGATCCGGGAGCCGCATACCCTGCGTTTCTCGGCAGACAGCTTGCGACTGGCTTTTGTTGCTGTTGCGGCTGAAGGATACTGGGATATGATTGTTTGCCTGGAAATGATGACCGGCCAGGAACGAATCTTGATTTCGGGACTGCATCATGCTGGACAATTGGCCTGGCATCCTCAGGCAGATGAGTTGTTTTTTGTGTGTGATGATCATGATGGCCCGGAAGAATACCGGGTACTGCATATTCGGGAACTGCCGGAGCGGCTACCCTGGTGGAGACCGCAAAAGGTCATCGGAAGACTACTTTTACAACAGCGTATGCCAGGTGGAGAAGTGCTCCTGCAGCGGTTGTCGCCTAAAATGCATGATGTACAGCATTTGCATATACATGGTTCCAGCGGCAGCCTGTATTATATCGAAGAACAGCGCAGCGACTCGGTGCATCCGGTGCTGCTGCTGCATCAGCTGAACCTGCTGTCCGGCAAGGATACGGTGCAGCAGCTGCCCAATGCCCTTATTACCGGTATGCAGCTGTCTCCTTCCGGCGAAAAGCTCTCCTATATAGGCTCCCGCTGGAAAGAACCAACGAAAGAGAACGGATACGGCGTAAATATCTACGATCTGCGTACCCATATTTTACAGCTGAGCGATGGCTCTATTTATCAGCTGGATCATCCGTCTCCTGCCCAATCCGGTACCCCTGTAGGTATTGCCCGGCTGAATCAGGAGATGGTCTGGGTCAACGAAGATCATCTGCGCTATGTGATTACGGCCGGTTCTGCTACCGGGATGGTCGACTGTTATGGGCTGGAAGGGAATGACCAGGCAGCGCGCTATACCGTTTGTCTGGATGCAGGTGCAGCCCGTTTGCACAGTTTTACTACAGCAGGCACAGCATTAGCCCTGTATTCCAATCAGGGTCGTCCTTATGAACCCGCATGGTATACATCTCCTTTACAGTATCCCGAAGCAGCTGAATCATGGTATCCCATCAAGCAGCAGCCGGATACTTTTGCAGCAGGGGAGGCAATATTCAGCGATTGGTCGGTTTATCAGCCTATTGAGCCGTATGGTGAAGAAGAGAACAGCGACAGGGCAAAAGCAAGAATGTGGATCGCCTGGCCGGAATATTCCGCGCGGGCACAATCATCATCAATTCCGCTGGTTGTGTATCTGTACGGCGGTGCATCACCGCTGCTGCAGGGATTCGATCCACTGCATCAGTGTCTGGTTACCCATGGCATGGCTGTACTCGTATTGAATCCACTGGGAGCAGCCGGTTACGGGGCAGGTTCTGCTGACCGGCATGTGAATGATTGGGGACGACAGGCTGTCGAGGAGATCAGCGAAATGCTGGAACAGGTATTGGAACGCTATCCTGTAATCAACCGACAGGCCATTGGTATTTATGGGGGCAGCTATGGAGGCTTTTTGAGTTATCTGCTGGCAGCACACACTTCCTGGTTTAGCGCGGTCTGTACCATTGGAGGGATCAGCAATATTACCAGCTACTGGGGAAGCAGTCAGGTAGGCTACCTGTATGGATTATCGGCCTTATCCGGCAGCTATCCCTGGTCTCATCCGGAAATATATGTACAGCAGTCGCCTTTGTTTTACAGTCAGCATATAGAAGCGCCTGTGCTGATGCTGCACGGCGAACAGGACCATAATGTACCTGTGGGTGAGTCCGAGCAGCTGTTTACTGCACTGCGGATGCAGAACAAGCCTGCAGAGATGATGATCTTCGCAGGGGAACAACATGCGATTCGTTCCAAGCCCAGAGCCTATATGGCTTCCCAAAAATATATAGTCGCTTGGTTTGAGAAATACCTGAATCGCAATCCACAGCTATGGGAAGAGTTAACTGGACCGGAGATCGAAATTACATTGGAATAA
- a CDS encoding alpha/beta fold hydrolase, translating into MIDYTTLLPDHTTKYIGEYDLYLEMYNAENPAAPTSERPPLLFVHGAYTGSWMWSKYIPHFVRSGWTCYCMNLRGHYRSRAVDMSKVTVEDYLDDIRTIINECGQPPILIGFSMGGILSQKIAESAALAGLVIIDSSLSREVHEQAPYPDLVPVVPGLIIPPPIREETTSLDESADDIAFQRKYLSMEAALAFGTISVAFGAQQGISIDGSLIKAPALVIKAVNNDIEDRQGRLTAKQLHAEYTGLQGTTHTGLLVGQRYHEGADRILTWLEQLGN; encoded by the coding sequence ATGATTGATTATACCACCTTGTTGCCCGATCATACCACCAAATATATAGGTGAATATGATCTGTATCTCGAAATGTATAACGCGGAAAATCCAGCAGCTCCTACTTCGGAAAGACCTCCACTGCTCTTTGTACATGGCGCTTATACCGGCAGCTGGATGTGGAGCAAGTATATTCCCCATTTTGTCCGCAGCGGATGGACCTGTTACTGCATGAATCTGAGAGGCCATTACCGCAGCCGGGCCGTTGATATGAGCAAGGTAACTGTAGAGGATTATCTGGACGATATTCGTACAATTATCAATGAATGCGGACAGCCTCCAATACTGATCGGCTTCAGTATGGGCGGAATCCTCAGTCAGAAAATAGCGGAATCGGCAGCGCTCGCCGGCCTGGTCATTATAGACTCCAGTCTGAGCCGGGAAGTACACGAACAGGCACCTTATCCCGATCTGGTTCCGGTCGTACCGGGGCTGATTATTCCTCCACCGATCCGTGAGGAAACAACCAGTCTGGATGAATCGGCAGATGATATTGCTTTTCAGCGAAAATATTTATCGATGGAAGCAGCATTGGCATTTGGCACTATTTCAGTCGCATTTGGTGCACAGCAGGGTATTTCTATTGATGGCAGCCTGATTAAGGCACCTGCTCTTGTGATCAAAGCGGTAAATAATGATATCGAAGATCGTCAGGGCCGACTGACTGCCAAGCAGCTGCATGCGGAATATACAGGGCTGCAGGGTACGACCCACACTGGCTTGCTGGTCGGGCAGCGTTACCATGAAGGTGCAGATCGAATCCTGACATGGCTGGAACAGTTGGGCAATTGA